From the Tripterygium wilfordii isolate XIE 37 chromosome 6, ASM1340144v1, whole genome shotgun sequence genome, one window contains:
- the LOC119999427 gene encoding nuclear transport factor 2A-like isoform X2, with amino-acid sequence MDPDAVAKAFVEHYYTTFDANRSGLANLYQEGSMLTFEGQKIQGSSNIVAKLTGLPFQQCQHSISTVDCQPSGPAGGMLVFVSGNLQLAGEQHALKFSQAEGTLCLL; translated from the coding sequence ATGGATCCAGACGCAGTGGCCAAGGCTTTCGTGGAGCACTACTACACGACTTTCGATGCCAACCGATCCGGCCTAGCCAACCTGTACCAGGAGGGCTCGATGCTTACCTTCGAGGGCCAGAAGATTCAGGGTTCTTCGAATATTGTGGCCAAGCTTACTGGTCTGCCCTTCCAGCAGTGCCAGCACAGTATCTCTACCGTCGACTGCCAGCCTTCTGGTCCCGCTGGTGGTATGCTTGTATTCGTCTCCGGGAACCTACAACTTGCCGGGGAGCAGCACGCCCTCAAGTTCAGCCAg